Proteins found in one archaeon genomic segment:
- a CDS encoding pyridoxal-phosphate dependent enzyme has translation MPIQVPRITLREVKEARERVNGIITRTPLVPASRFEQGRTHLKLECLQPTGSFKVRGAWNRMSRSSADEVRRGFVTVSAGNHGQAVAWCARRLGATCTVYVPDDAVQRKVDSMQSMGATLVRRPHQEIMQSMTDDRMSSLGMTFIHPFADPRVVAGQGTIGLEILDDLPDVASVVVPVGGGGLVSGIAQAIKSLKPTTKIYGVQAEGAAPLPKSLRSGRSEDVGDPKTIADGIGATMTYDYMLPLLRENLESAFTVSDEEMLRAMRELMYESHVFAEPAGAASLAAARKHAAELEEPVVCVVSGGNADPGLVAGLLTPEKPSQGRA, from the coding sequence TTGCCTATCCAGGTCCCGAGGATCACCCTCCGAGAGGTCAAGGAAGCCAGGGAACGAGTCAACGGCATCATCACCAGGACTCCCCTCGTCCCTGCTTCCAGATTCGAGCAGGGCAGGACACACCTGAAGCTTGAGTGCCTCCAACCCACCGGGAGCTTCAAGGTCAGGGGGGCGTGGAACAGGATGAGCAGGTCGAGCGCGGACGAAGTCCGCAGGGGCTTCGTCACTGTCTCCGCAGGAAACCACGGCCAGGCGGTAGCCTGGTGCGCAAGGCGCCTAGGCGCCACGTGCACGGTGTACGTGCCCGATGACGCAGTGCAGAGGAAGGTCGACTCTATGCAGTCGATGGGCGCCACCCTCGTAAGACGCCCACACCAGGAGATCATGCAGTCCATGACAGACGACCGGATGTCCAGTCTTGGCATGACGTTCATCCATCCCTTCGCCGACCCGAGGGTCGTGGCGGGCCAGGGGACCATCGGGCTCGAGATCCTCGACGACCTCCCCGATGTGGCCAGCGTGGTCGTTCCGGTCGGGGGAGGGGGCCTCGTGAGCGGCATAGCTCAGGCGATCAAGTCTCTGAAGCCGACAACCAAGATCTATGGAGTCCAGGCAGAAGGGGCGGCTCCCCTACCCAAGTCGCTTCGCTCAGGTAGGTCCGAAGACGTCGGGGACCCCAAGACCATAGCCGACGGGATCGGCGCGACCATGACATACGACTACATGCTTCCACTTCTCAGAGAGAACCTCGAATCTGCGTTCACAGTCAGCGACGAAGAGATGTTGAGGGCCATGAGGGAACTAATGTACGAGTCGCACGTCTTCGCCGAGCCCGCCGGGGCAGCCTCCCTGGCAGCCGCGCGCAAGCACGCAGCAGAGCTCGAAGAGCCAGTCGTGTGCGTCGTGAGCGGCGGGAACGCGGACCCGGGCCTGGTTGCCGGCCTCCTGACTCCGGAGAAGCCGAGCCAAGGCAGGGCATGA